GCAATACAGTCCTCAAGGCACCAAACTGTTTTGCGTTATTTACGACAGGCGGGGGAGTCTTGTACATAAACCACCTGatatgtttgcctttctcgtatactaagtatacggtaaaggctatatgttcgctccaaaaatgaactttttataggaggcccggagaccccactcagctcgacgaattgaggtgatgtctgtgtctgTCTTTCATtcatgtgtgtgtatgtgtgtgtatgtctgtggacaaataaatttcactcatttttaaggtacatatccttaaccaatttgctcgcaacaagttgcattcgacgcagaatcctgtcccattgtttcctattgaaaatcgggcggatcggactatgggtttaggagttatggtcaaaatatattttttacatgaaaatttctcactcattttttggcacttattctcaaccgatttgctctaaacaaaatgcattcgacgcagaattctgtcccattgtatcctattgaaaattgggcggattggactatgggctcaggagttatggtcaaaataaaaaaaacttactttaatttattgaacggctactcagtcttgcacttatttcaacgagttttttatttacccgacgtttcgacacggggatcaCACGGggagacacaatccccgtgtcgaaacgtcgggtaaataaaacactcgttgtaataagtgcaagactgagtagccgttcaataaattaaattaaaacgtacagtcgatccataatcagtaaaagaaaaacttacgtgaaaatttctcactcatttttttccacttattctcaaccgatttgctcttaacaaattgcattcgacgcagaatcctgtcccattgtttcctattgaaaattgggcgaatcggacaatgggctcagaagttatggacaaaattatgtttttgttttcataccaaaagtcaCTCgagaaaaacgagaaaggcaccatcaccgctaggtggattaatctggattttttattcaaatcgttgGATGCGTCTAAAAATATGGGCTATTTGGAAAAGTTTATTTtaaataagcaaaaaaaaaaagacctggacatattttttttttattttacgggAAAGAATAATTTGCTATCTCAGCACGCCTAGTAGATACGTAATCTAAGCATTCGTTTAATGATTTTTGAATAGCACAAAAGCACAACACCACAACGATTGGCCGATATGAAGGTGTGCTTTTAACTTCAGTTTTAAGTGACATAAAATTTATCAGAATTAGAATCCAAATTGTTGGAGTTCTGCCAATCTCATCGTGGGAGACATCTGTCACAAACCGGTATAAAAATAATCATATTCGGGGACATACGCTCCACGACTAATTCTTTTGAAAGTGCTGTTAATGCTAGGGCACCGATGGCGACAAAACAGTCTTATCCCTAATGGCATAAAAACGAGAACCGGGTGTTTTATCACTGCCTACGGCGTCTGTTACTGAACTGCTCTTGGATGCAGAACAGCTACTTGACTATAAAAGTATATATTGAAATTGTGTACTTAATACAAGAACGATTCCCtgaaaattccgcggaaaaataaaaaatcgtttCGTTTTGGAAAGTTTCAAATCAAATGGGGCCTTTATTTTGCTTCGTTTTGTAATCTCGGATGTTTTGTAATCTCGGAAGTTGATTCAAATTATCAAGGAAataacaaatttcgtttcgtttcacaGGAAAAGGTGTGTCATTGCTTATGCTTACAGATAAGAATTGTAGTTCGAAGTGCatggaaataaaatttaaataacgATATGTGATCAAAGTTAAGTTCCGTCATAATTTGATATATGTCACCAAACTGTAAACTACGGAATTTTGGTCAACCTTTGTTGAAGCGCTGGCTACTGTGGAAACACGACGGATAAAGTTTCAATCACATAGAGCAGTGATCCTCAACATTCAGGGATACTTTTCCTCAAATTGATTCTTACACAACATAAGTGAGGTTTTTCTTACAAGTTAGTATTTGAACCAGGCAAGAGTATTAAGCTTATCGATCTCAAAATAAATCCATTAGATATGATCGAAGCAAAATAAAAGGTACCATAGAATAGGAAGCCGTACGGATGCCATATCATGATGCAATAAATAAACCAAAGTGTGGCTCGCGAACAAATGTGCGTATGTACTGACTGACGTAAAAAGCACGAGCCTTGGTCCGCTCAAGTTGAATCAGTTGGAAAACGCTTCTGTTCAGTTAAGTTCCTATGATTGCGATGTATGTTCGCATCGTTACGTTTGACGGAGTGATTCATGGGCTTTGACAAAGACGATGCATTGCACCCACTAGTGGCGATGATGGTACGACGTCAGTGTTACAGACTCATCTAGTTCTTTGGCTAACGTGGGCTTCGTACGTATCTGAGATCCTTTTTCAGCTCACGAGGAGCTACGTGAAGTGAACATGGATGGGGTTAGAAGCAAAGGTGACGGAAATAGATCCTGCCACATGATAGACTAAACCATATTGAAGGATGGTAGTTGGGTCGAAGCGGAAGTCGTGAGACAGATTAATGTTCTTGGCTGTGTGATGCATGCGTTGTTTCCGGTACGAAAGGCAATAACAAATGGAGACGTGTGGAAGAACTGATAGACGAATCAGTTATTTTGCTACTACTTTTATGGTTTGCCTCACACTAGGGATCATCTCATGAAAAACGgaccaatgaaaaaaaaattgattggtTTCTCATTTTTTTGATGTTACTAAACagaagcgacaaaattggtgccgtatttatttattccgcgaagagatgaatatatgtccagtgagatgaaaaacggaacagttcccataCATAGTTATAAGAAAAAGCGTATGTGTGTGCCCGTTTTCGAAATTTGTGTTTGCGAAGTCATTTATTCAAGATCTTCTCTTATTAGCATACAAACTACTACCGGTagaatgtatttttatttttagcaatCGGGTATCCGGGTGAAATCACTTCCAATTTCTATCCCATTGCCACTGAATAATGCAATAAACGAAGCCCAGGAAACAGAAAGCGGTTTCCAACGAATATTCGCAATATATACTTCTGATTTGCTAGTTGCGCCACAGGCAATACGAATTCAAGACCCACAGCCGTAAACGGTATTGATATTGATCGGCGTCATACGATGAAAATGCATCAATATTTAATTCGCTGGCTTGAATCTTCTTCGGTGGCGAAATGTGCTCCTTCTTTCCCCGGAAGAACGTCATTCGCATAAACGAAGCTGTCTGAACGGGAAAAATGACCAAAGTGCACCCCTTGAGAaatcatttaaatttaaatcaaatgttATCCAAAAATGAGCTTCGTAGCTTCTCTCAATACCATGTATCAataagtgtgcataaaaatcggttattttgaagaaaacaatttcaattttaaaatgttctttTCTAAATATCTGAATCTATTGATAAAATATTAGGAAAATAAAGTCACAAAACGATATCAAAAAGAGCCAAACTATTATTTCATTTATCTAAGTTTAATTAAAAATATGCTTATCAAATTCCTTCATTTGATGATATTACATACACTTGTTAATGTTAGCCCTGCGATGGCTAGTTCTCCCCATATGGTACATTCGAAACCATTCCCCCTTAAATGGCACAACGAGGGTGGGTGGGTTCATGTGGATTCTTCCGAACACCTGTAACAAATCCCAGCACGGTGGCGATGCGATGCAATGATGGTGCAACTTGCAGATGGCCTGAATTGTGCTATTTGCTGTCAACACCGGTAGTTGCCTCCCCTAAAGAAGATATTTAGTGATTCGGGGAAGATGTCCATGATAGGGGGAGATGAGATAACTGGTGCCGACATGCGACCTTGCACATTGCAACATCGACTGAGAACAGTATGCGATATTTCAGATAATTCAAGAGAAAAGAAAGAGCTAAAGAAATTAAATGCTTCTATCGACTTCTTCCAATTGTGACATTGTGAGTGCCAATTTCTTCAAGCATGCTTCAAATGATATTTAAATATCTTTTAATCAAGAAAACCACTTCAGAGTGCTTTGTTCAAGTGAATCCCATTAACAATAATAAATAGCTAACCCTTCCACGCCCGATTTAGTAGTGGTAGAGCACcattaaattttgcaccttTCAACTTCCATCGAtatgtttcaacaacaaaaagcaaaaCTTGGCACATCCTTTTGATTTTATTGAACTGCTTATATAATCGATGTTGTGCCCAATTAgtgaaactgttgaaaacaatcaagcaactatTGGTTTACAAtcaatactttttttttgatttccaCTAAAATCGGCAATGCCAGATAAATTTTCCGGGTAGAGAGGAATGAGTCATTCCGAATGACACactaataattaaaaaaaacattttgtgttattatttttgctattttagcaacCATATCAAACAAACCaatatcagattttgctattcGGTAATtcatatactgccgtcataagcatatttgtcccatgtttgctgggattccctatatacatgggacaattatgcgtataacggcagtaatTAAATTCATCATTTATCAATCTTTACACCCAATAAGCAGTTAATAGATTTtcgtacaactttgtagaatagcGAAATCCGTatgaaattttgtcaaacatGAAAAAATTGCAAGAATTTATCAAACATTGATAAAATATCCGTGTGTGGAACCTTACACTTCTTGTATAAGAATACATATATAGCAATTTTGTAAATGCCtagattttatacagatttttaatACACAATTGTAAAAAAACTGATCGCCCACTGGATGGGTgcttttttgaatttgttttcaattgaaatgATTTTGTATCATACATCCTTATTTCAGCAGCTGTCGATCGACAGGACCATTgccaaatgattttatttgaatGGGTGCAGAATTTTATGTCGAAGAAAATCGGATTTGTGTTGTTTATCTTTCTAATCGACAATCTGCTCTTCCACGTTTTTCGTTCTTATAAGAAGTTGACACCCTCATGTCCAACACTGAGGAGGGAATCAGCGGAAGTATTTCCCCCGATGCTACAATGGCCGGGAATCCAGGCAAAACAGTTATACGGCGCCATACCTGAGAGAATTCCCTGGATGCAGGGTGTTTGGAGGCTCACTTTGTAGAGCAACGACGACGCTGGCGTAATCAGTTAGGACCGCAATGAATGATGAAGTTTCTTTGAGCGGTGCTGGTCAACTCCAGGCCATAGAGCACGTTTATCGATCATCGCTTAACATATCCTTAACCAAGTATGCCTGTTCGTGATGCGATGTTTCTTGTCCAGGGATTTCATTAGGTTAATTTGGGACTTGTAAGAAccgaatttctcaggaagttcctttaagattcctccggatgttccatcaggagttcctccgaaggttccattaggaatttctccggaagttttgtCAGGAGTTGCTCCGGctgttccatcaggaattccccctgaagttccgttaggaattcctcttATAGTTCTGTCAGGAATGCCTCTGGttgttcctttgggaattcctccagaagtgccttcaggaatttctccggaagttccgtcaggaaatCTTCCGTAAGTTtcatcaggaattcttccgcaaatttcgtcaggaattcctccggaagttccgtaaggaattcctccggaagttccgtaaggaattcctccggaagttccgtaaggaattcctccggaagttccgtaaggaattcctccggaagttccgtaaggaattcctccggaagttccgtaaggaattcctccggaagttccgtaaggaattcctccggaagttccgtaaggaattccattcggaagttccgtaaggaattcctccggaagttccgtaaggaatacctccggaagatccgtaaggaattcctccggaagttccgtaaggaatatctccggaagttccgtaaggaactcccccggaagttccgtAAGGAATTACCCCGGAAGTTCCGtaaggaattcccccgaaagttccgtaaagaattcccccgaaagttccgtcaggaattcctcccgaagctccgtaaggaattcctcccgaagttccgtcaggaattccttcggaagttccgtcaggaattcctccggaagttccgtaaggaattcctccggaagttccgtaaggaattcctccggaagttccgtaaggaattcctccggaagttccgtaaggaattcctccggaagttccgtaaggaattcctccggaagttccgtaaggaattcctccggaagttccgtaaggaattccattcggaagttccgtaaggaattccattcggaagttccgtaaggaattcctccggaagttccgtaaggaatacctccggaagatccgtaaggaattcctccggaagttccgtaaggaattcctccggaagttccgtaaggaatatctccggaagttccgtaaggaactcccccggaagtGCCGTAAGGAATTACCCCGGAAGTTCCGtaaggaattcccccgaaagttccgtaaagaattcccccgaaagttccgtcaggaattcctcccgaagctccgtaaggaattcctcccgaagttccgtcaggaattccttcggaagttccgtcaggaattcctccggaagttccgtcaggaatttttccggaagttccgtcaggaattcctccggaagttccgtcaggaattcctccggaagttccgtcaggaattcctccggaagttccgtcaggaattcctccggaagttccgtcaggaattcctccggaagttccgtcaggaattcctccggaagttccgtcaggaattcctccggaagttccgtcaggaattcctccggaagttccgtcaggaattcctccggaagttccgtcaggaattcctccggaagttccgtcagaattcctccgggagttccgtcAGGGATTTCTCCGGAACGTCCGCCaggaagttctccggaagttccgtcaggaattcctccggaagttccgtcaggaattcctccggaagttccgtcaggaattcctccggaagttccgtcaggaattcctccggaagttccgtcaggaattcctccggaagttccgtcaggaattcctccggaagttccgtcaggaattcctccggaagttccgtcaggaattcctccggaagttccgtcaggaattcctccggaagttccgtcaggaattcctccggaagttccgtcaggaattcctccggaagttccgtcaggaattcctccggaagttccgtcaggaattcctccggaagttccgtcaggaattcctccggaagttccgtcaggaattcctccggaagttccgtcaggaattcctccggaagttccgtcaggaattcctccggaagttccgtcaggaattcctccggaagttccgtcaggaattcctccggaagttccgtcaggaattcctccggaagttccgtcaggaattcctccggaagttccgtcaggaattcctccggaagttccgtcaggaattcctccggaagttccgtcaggaattcctccggaagttccgtcaggaattcctccggaagttccgtcaggaattcctccggaagttccgtcaggaattcctccggaagttccgtcaggaattcctccggaagttccgtcaggaattcctccggaagttccgtcaggaattcctccggaagttccgtcaggaattcctccggaagttccgtcaggaattcctccggaagttccgtcaggaattcctccggaagttccgtcagaattcctccggaagttccgtcaggaattcctccggaagttccgtcaggaattcctccggaagttccgtcaggaattcctccggaagttccgtcaggaattcctccggaagttccgtcaggaattcctccggaagttccgtcaggaattcctccggaagttccgtcaggaattcctccggaagttccgtcaggaattcctccggaagttccgtcaggaattcctccggaagttccgtcaggaattcctccggaagttccgtcaggaattcctccggaagttccgtcaggaattcctccggaagttccgtcaggaattcctccggaagttccgtcaggaattcctccggaagttccgtcaggaattcctccggaagttccgtcaggaattcctccggaagttccgtcaggaattcctccggaagttccgtcaggaattcctccggaagttccgtcaggaattcctccggaagttccgtcaggaattcctccggaagttccgtcaggaattcctccggaagttccgtcaggaattcctccggaagttccgtcaggaattcctccggaattcctccggaagttccgtcaggaattcctccggaagttccgtcaggaattcctccggaagttccgtcaggaattcctccggaagttccgtcaggaattcctccggaagttccgtcaggaattcctccggaagttccgtcaggaattcctccggaagttccgtcaggaattcctccggaagttccgtcaggaattcctccggaagttccgtcaggaattcctccggaagttccgtcaggaattcctccggaagttccgtcaggaattcctccggaagttccgtcaggaattcctccggaagttccgtcaggaattcctccggaagttgacCGATTTGATTAAAACGCTGTGCAGAGTTTGCCGAAAATCTCGTAAgtaaagataattcaattcaattctgtccagagcatcagaccATCAAATAGAACGGAATAAGCGGGCGGcccaacaaaaaaattgatagattttttttaccataCAACAGTAACATAACGATTTTGTCACCCCTGTGTTCtatttggggtgataaaatagaaaatgtgacaaaatcgaaatacccgttatttcttgccGAAAAGGCTTATAAAATcattgacaggtactcagaaatgatttataataaaccacaggcggtgaaagttatttcatgaaaatcattgctgtttgcgGTGTTATTTACAAAAAGAGACcaaaactttcaaaaaaaaaaaaattttgtgtaacgaaatcgggtcgaaaacgagataaaatagagggtagacaaaatcggaggCACACAAAATCTGGGAATGATATAATCGGGTCGACCCTATagtttgaaccaccctatttgATCATATAAACTTGGTTGAAATAATTATAGCTGTTTCCAACAGAATCTAGTAGAAGCTAATCATAACAGTAAAAATGcgcttttgaaacaaaaaatacaaaatccaaTAACGTACTAAAGTCCTTTAACGTACCAACGTACGTAGTCCTTCAATGGCTATATTGGCGTGGTAAGACGGCGGCGGCGGGGTAAGAAAATGATTGGCCCAGGTCTAGTTTAAAGGCCGCACAAAACTccaaagatatatttttgacCTTCCAAAAGTAGCTCATGATGAAAAGGACGTAACTCTTGCTCAATTTTCAACCAGTTTTGAGATTGTTAGTTTGTTAGgattaaatttgttaaaattttgtagaacatttcgCTTTTCTGAATTCGTAGCAACTGAGAATTTGGtaatgattttgaaatttcttccatgaaaaatctgtttttaaaacgttaaaagttttttttaaattttaaccaAATTCAAATGATTGTAACATTAATTACTACAAAAGTGATACATCAGAATTAACTCATCTTACTGGAGACTTTTCTACTGTTAAAATTGCGACCGTCAATCAGTCATAATTGCTGGCGAACGatgaaaagcaaaacaaataatcagaaaaaaaacaccCGCAATTATAAAGGGAACCTTCGAGCGATGTTTTGCCAGCAATACATTTCTGAGAAAGTTTGCATGCTTCGGGCGGTcaactgactggactgatcggaGATGCGTCGCAGAAGAAGTGTCACGATTGCTTGGCATAAGTTTAAGTACAGCAATGAGTCATTAGTGAGATTATAAGCTATGATGATTGGCAGGTTCTTCAATGTCGTGTTCTTTTTTGCTCAGAAACGCAAGATGAAGATTACAACTTGCTGGTCATACCTATAACATAATAACTTCACTATTTAAATTTTAGCAGGAATTTTCTCAGTTGTTACACATATATGAACAACAGAACCTATTTGTATTGATAAATGAATTGCTTCCACTGGAAAGCGAAAGTTAGGTTTGCACGGTTAGGGTAGAATTATTTCGCTGTAAAAGACTGCATGGAATATTGTTAGAAATAACAGTGCCAGAAAGATTCGCGATATCACCAAACAAGATAACGATCAGAGACGATATGATGTCATTTGGCAGAGAAGTGATGTACGAAGCGAGGAAGTTGTAAAGTTAACCTGATATGTATCAAATATGTTAGAGTTGGTAGaaaaagcacattttttttaaatgaagtgATGCAGCAAATTCATCATGTTGAAAGCAAACTGTAATTGGAGAATGTGATGGAAATAAGTCCTGTGCGCCGATTAAAATATTATCGGCAGTGGCGTGATAGACAAAACTAGAACTGTGCGCCAccgcgccgccgccggtggttttacttacgccgccgccgacgacgattctgggtcggcgcgccgctgatcataattttgccacgccgatgactaatcgcaaaaaagtacaattaatttgattaagaaaattattttgagcttttttgtggaatgccttcacttgtcataagacgagtttgtacaatcccattgaattccacaacttgattgtatcttgacttcgagtcgagtcaagtacgagacactgaagacggccttactgttgaggtcgaaatacgtatctgtcaagatacaatcaagtggtggaattcaatgggattgtacaaactcgtcttatgacaagtgaattaatttgagtcgagtcgagttaagtacgagacactaatgGCCTTAGAGTTGAggatgaaatacgtatctgtaaagcaaTACAACGTGTAAAATTAATTGGAGTAGTACTAAACTTGTCTCATGATAGTTCATAAatgttcacttgtcataagacgagtttgtacaatcccatttagtGTCTCGTACATGACTCGACTTATGTCGAGTTCTGCATAgctaaaattgtgtttaaaaATGGTCGCATCGCTTATCatagtgaatccagatccaacgatgcctaccgactaactgataatccttcctgtggtttttgtagAAACGCAGAGGTAAACATGGTCTTCGAATAGCAAAaatcacctactaatattccttcctctTCCTAACTAACTAAATGGACGTGGCCGATGCCGTTATTGATCATCTGAATATTTGAGTCACCGAAACtagcacactgagaatgcttgagcAATCCCAGTctatcattcagttgattctttgtgctaTGTATAGCATATATGCATAGATATGTATAGATATGTATTAGATATGtatagtcagtcaaagctaagctaagctaatttAGCTACAGTGACCCGCAACGAAAAAAGAATCCACCTGGTTTATAATTAAGAAATCAGGCCGGAGCAAATAATGATTTTCAGATGAGCAAATTTTTAAATGTAGAACAAGAaattttattatgatttatttaACAATTCATATTTGTacagtatttgaaaaaaaataacaaaaaattagatgacacgaaaaaaatacacttTGAAAATTCATATTATTAAAAATGATTTAAACTAGAGATGATGCTCGTCAGTATCCAGTATGCCCACCATGAGCTTCGATTACCTTCTGAAGACGTGTTGGCATGCTTTCCACCAAATTCGTCAGGTGTTGTGGGTCAATGTAGCTTCAGGCTCTCGATAAAGCTGAGTAGTACGTGTCTTTGTTTGTAACACCAGTTTTATCAACCTTGTTATCCAGAACTGCCAAGAGATTTTCAATAGGATTCAAGTCTGGGCTTTGAGCAGGCTATTCCAACAGCTTCATTCGCTTAGATTTGAAGAAAGCCTTAGTTTTCTTCGCAGTATGCTTTTATTCTGCTGAAAGATGTAGTTCTTACCAACTTTGGTTTTGATCACCGATTCCCACAGGTTTTCACTAATGATGTCAATGTAGGCATCGGCATTCATTATGCCGTGGAATCGGCCCGAATTCCCTACTCCGGCCCATTCGAAGCAGCCCCATACCATGATGTTTCCATCACCATGTTTAACAGTGGGCTGAAGATGTCGATCCTGTAGGGCTTCATCCGGTTTTCTCCACACTCTCACTCGTCGCTTTTGATTGAAGATCTCAAGCTTCGATTCATCAGTCCACAAAACATGTTTCCAGAACTCAATCGACTTGTTGATGTGCTTTTTAGCGAATTCGAGCCGTGCTTTTTTGTTCTTGGGACTGATttacggaagttttttttttgcgaatttgCTCTTCAACCCGTGTTCACTGATCCTGCGGCTGATGGTACGATCCGACACCGAAAGCTGAAGATTTTCCTTGATCGATCTGATAGTTGTactagggttttttttatttcccgaaTAATCCTTGCATCAGCGCGTTCATCCGTTTTTCTCACACCTCCTCTGCCTGTTCTGTCAGCCACGGATCCGTCAAAACAAATATCGAGGGATGTGTCAATGTTTCAAGACGGTCATGTACATAATTAGAGCAAGCGCACCAATGCGTTGCTACAGCTATTATAGTAACGATCACCATGACGTAGTTATCGCACCGGGGGTTGCTATCCAGGTGCGGGAAATAGCAATGCATTTCAGAAATAGTATCAAGTGGCCAAATTTAGCAACACAATAGCAACCATACATGCAGTTGCTATTTGAATGTAACGTCAAAATGTTTGTTTTGGCTCCGTACAggctgtttttgtttttgttatgcAAACATTTTAAAGTGGTGTCAAGGGTTGCTTGATAATTTAGTAGGTTTTATAGTTGATTAAATTATTGTGAAGCTGAGATGAGTGCGTCGAAACAACGAGGAAAAAATTGGAGTATAGCGGAGGATGAGGCACTGTGCACTGCATGGTTAAATATATCGCAAGATGCAAGCATCGGAACGAACCAGCGTATCGAAACGATGTATGATCGGGTATATGATTTGTTCATAGAGATTTGCACGGAACGGCAAGTGTTGGCAAATCCGGAACTGCGTGCCGCTAGTGGCATCAAAGCCAGGTGGCATCACATAAGCAAAATAGTCAGCAAGTTTGCTGGTTACCATGCTCAAATTGAGTCTCGCTGCCAAAGTGGTGCCTCACCGGAAGATATTTTAAAACAGGCGGTCACTTTATTTGCAGCTTCGGAAAACGCCTCGTTTTCCCTGATGCACTGTTATATTATTCTTCAAAGTGCTCCGAAGTGGCAGCAGTACAACAAAGTAAAGGTATGTCTTTTTGTTTATCTGTTACTCATATTCCTAATTGGTTGATGAATGTGTCCTAGGCTCAACCAAAACGAAAATCGTATGCAGatgaaaacgttgaaaacatcATGCAGGAAGTAATCATGCCAGATGATATGCCTTCGACCTCCAAACGACCTATGGGACAAAAGGCTAGTAAATCCCTTAAGAAGCACCATGGATTCGCTGCAACTAATGCTGGACTGGAAATGGCGAAGGCTGGCACTCAGTTGGCGTATGCAGCAAAAAAAAGGTTAGCTTACAGCCAACAGAAAGCTGTGGCCTTGAGCAGATTGGCTAAGCATTCGATTATGTCGATGGATTTG
The nucleotide sequence above comes from Armigeres subalbatus isolate Guangzhou_Male chromosome 3, GZ_Asu_2, whole genome shotgun sequence. Encoded proteins:
- the LOC134221749 gene encoding uncharacterized protein LOC134221749 codes for the protein MSASKQRGKNWSIAEDEALCTAWLNISQDASIGTNQRIETMYDRVYDLFIEICTERQVLANPELRAASGIKARWHHISKIVSKFAGYHAQIESRCQSGASPEDILKQAVTLFAASENASFSLMHCYIILQSAPKWQQYNKVKAQPKRKSYADENVENIMQEVIMPDDMPSTSKRPMGQKASKSLKKHHGFAATNAGLEMAKAGTQLAYAAKKRLAYSQQKAVALSRLAKHSIMSMDLNGLNTTAKEYYMLEQSRILKETRELAEIEPGSEPEPEDDDLPNDDASIEENAADYDPDRIVEYLDESYSEENV